The sequence below is a genomic window from Streptococcus pantholopis.
TGTGTAAATCGCGGCTGTGTTCCTAAAAAGGTGATGTGGTATGGAGCTCAGGTTGCTGAAACTCTTCACCATTATGCGGCAGATTATGGTTTTTCTTTGTCAGATACTGCCTTTGATTTCGCAACTCTCAAGAAAAATCGTCAGGCCTATATTGATCGGATTCATGGCTCATATGAGCGGGGATTTGATCAGACGGGAGTAGAACGGTTATATGAGTATGCTACTTTTGTCGACAGTCATACTGTTACTGCCGGGGGCGAAAGCTATACCGCTCCGCATATTTTAATTGCTACAGGCGGGCATGCTCTTATCCCCGATATTCCGGGCAGCCAATACGGTATTACTTCAGACGGCTTTTTTGAACTGGAAGCTGTCCCTAAACGGACGGCAATTGTAGGAGCTGGTTATATTGCTGTTGAGTTAGCCGGGGTTCTTCATGCGCTGGGCAGTCAGACCCATCTTTTTGTCCGTAAGGACCGTCCTTTACGGAAGTTTGACCGAGAAATTGTCGATGTTCTTGTAGAAGAAATGACAGAGACAGGGCTGGAGTTTCATCCTTTTTCGATTCCTAAGGAGGTTATCAAAAATGCTGATGGCAGCCTGACCTTGTTCTTGGAAAACGGTCAAACATATGAGGTGGATACGCTGATTTGGGCTATCGGCCGTCAGGCAAATGTGACTAGTTTTAATCTGGAAGTTACCGGAGTTGAGCTTAATGACCATGGTTTTATTGCGACAGATGCTTATGAAAATACCAGTGTTGAGGGCATCTATGCATTAGGCGATGTCAATGGCAAATTAGAGCTGACACCAGTTGCAATAGCAGCGGGCCGTCGTTTGTCAGAGCGTCTTTTTAACAATAAACCTGATGAAAAACTGGATTATACCAATGTTCCAACTGTCATTTTCAGCCACCCTCCGATGGGCTCAGTCGGCCTAAGTGAAGAAGCGGCTGTTGCTCAATTCGGTAAGGATAATATTAAAACCTACACTTCCAGCTTTGTTTCAATGTATACCGCTATTACCAGCCGTCGGGAACGATGCAAGATGAAGCTGGTTTGTCAGGGAGCAGATGAAAAGATTGTCGGCCTTCATGGTATCGGCTATGGTGTGGATGAGATGATTCAAGGTTTTGCTGTAGCCCTTAAAATGGGTGCCAGAAAGGCTGATTTTGATAGTACTGTAGCTATTCATCCGACCGGGGCAGAAGAATTTGTCACAATGCGCTAATTGTTATAAAAAGATTTATCTCTAATGTCATTCAATCAGTCAGTCTAAAACTCTGGGACGGTAAGTCCCAGAGTTTTTGCATTTTTGCCCAGCTTAAGGGGTCGGTCACATTAAATTGAGTGGGAATCTGTGGAGGCAAGCAAATACCGACGGACTTCTGAAATAAAATAAAGCGAACCTGTGACCACATAAAGGTCGTTAGTCTGTTCAGGAATCATTTTCAGCCATAAGTGCCAGTCCTCAACCTTTTTAAAATGGCAGGAGTAGTTTTCCAGATCTTCTGCCCCGGGGAAGTCAAAGCTGGTTACTATTAGGTCATAAGGAGTAAGACAGGCTAACATTTTTTGAATAGGCTTGCGCTTCAGGCCAGCAAAAAGGATATAAATCTTTTTATCAGCGAAATGTTCTTCCAAAAGGGCAGTAAGGCTTTGCATTGCTTCTTCATTATGGGCGCCGTCAAGCAGGATATGAGGGCTTATCAATTCTGCCCGCCCCGGCCAGGTTGCTTTTTGGAGGCCTGTTTTGATACTTTCAGCTGTGATGTTTTTTCGTTTTTTAGAAAGGAGCAGAGCAGCCATGGCAGCTAAAG
It includes:
- the gorA gene encoding glutathione-disulfide reductase, producing MVKAYDYIVIGGGSGGIASANRAAMHGAKVLLIEAKDIGGTCVNRGCVPKKVMWYGAQVAETLHHYAADYGFSLSDTAFDFATLKKNRQAYIDRIHGSYERGFDQTGVERLYEYATFVDSHTVTAGGESYTAPHILIATGGHALIPDIPGSQYGITSDGFFELEAVPKRTAIVGAGYIAVELAGVLHALGSQTHLFVRKDRPLRKFDREIVDVLVEEMTETGLEFHPFSIPKEVIKNADGSLTLFLENGQTYEVDTLIWAIGRQANVTSFNLEVTGVELNDHGFIATDAYENTSVEGIYALGDVNGKLELTPVAIAAGRRLSERLFNNKPDEKLDYTNVPTVIFSHPPMGSVGLSEEAAVAQFGKDNIKTYTSSFVSMYTAITSRRERCKMKLVCQGADEKIVGLHGIGYGVDEMIQGFAVALKMGARKADFDSTVAIHPTGAEEFVTMR